A region of the Tachyglossus aculeatus isolate mTacAcu1 chromosome 12 unlocalized genomic scaffold, mTacAcu1.pri SUPER_6_unloc_3, whole genome shotgun sequence genome:
TTATCGGGAGCCTCCCCAAGGCCAACAGGAAAGCCATCAGCTCCAAGAACCGGGTGTCCGAGCAGGAGAACTGTAGCATGGGAGAAGAATCACAGATGAAGTGGTTGTTATTGGAGGTGCAGAAATCATGATGGAGGAGAAGAATGACTGCCAGAAACCCAGGCAGAcaggagcagaggaccagcagGGCGCAgaagtccctgcccatgatggcCGTGTAGTGCAGGGGCCGGCAGATGGTGACGTAACAGTCGTAGGACATGGAGGCCAGGAGGAAGCACTCCAGGAAGATGATgaacagctgagtgaagcagttggaaaaaGAAATAGTTCCGTGTCCGGTGACGATAGTGACCAGGAATCTGGGAAGGCAGGCGGACGTGAAGGCGATCTCCAGTAAGGAGAAACTGCCCAGGAAGAAGTACGTGGGGGTGCAAAAGCCGGGGTCCAGCAAGATGAGAGTGACGATGGTCAGATTCCCGGTGACTCTTAATGCACAGGTGAGAAAAAGGCTGAAGAAGAGCAGGGTCTGAAGATGGGGGTCATCGGGGAGCCCCAATTGGATGAACTCTGTCACCCCCGTGCTATTTCCCATGGTTGCTTTTTCTCATTGATTGGACCTGTTGatgcagcagaagggagagaaaaatgagggCTGGCA
Encoded here:
- the LOC119921573 gene encoding olfactory receptor 6C75-like, producing MGNSTGVTEFIQLGLPDDPHLQTLLFFSLFLTCALRVTGNLTIVTLILLDPGFCTPTYFFLGSFSLLEIAFTSACLPRFLVTIVTGHGTISFSNCFTQLFIIFLECFLLASMSYDCYVTICRPLHYTAIMGRDFCALLVLCSCLPGFLAVILLLHHDFCTSNNNHFICDSSPMLQFSCSDTRFLELMAFLLALGRLPITLAVVTASFTAIARAILRQPST